The stretch of DNA tatatgtgtgtatgtataaatacatatatataaatatatatatatacacacatatatatgtatatacatacatacatacatatatacacacatatatgtatatatgtatatatatacatacatacatatatatatgtatttatatatatatatatatatatatataaaaatacatatatatatatatatatgtatatatgtaaaagtcaaaggtcagagaAGGTTTCTTGTCACGTCAGACTGTCGCCGCTCTCTCGCCGCGGTGACTTCACAGCCAGCGGAGAATTCTGACGTCGGTTCTCGTCTCGACAGTTAAAGTACAGATCTGCGGGCTTTCGCGCCACAAAGAAGACGCAGTCGTACACGTACTTCAACATGGAGCGGTCGTTCTCCGTGTACGTGGTCTGCATGGACTCTTTCTCCACCTACCATGAGGACACAATGAGGACATTGCTTCACCAGCGGAGACACATCTGTGACGTCAGCGTGTGAATCACCGTCAAAGGTTTTACCTCCAGGCAGAAGCCAAACTTCACCATCGCTGTCCGTATGTCTTCGAAGCTAAGTTCGACCGAGAGCTCGTTGGCCATGTTCTCGTAGTGATAGAGCAGAGGACCTGAAGACACACGGTGAAGACCAACCCTGAGACGTGAGGTTTGACATCGTCTTCATCCAGTCACAACACTTCAAAATGACAgtaaataataagaaataaatcaaaacaaacccgcatttcaccctatgtcagctgggattggcacccacaaccctcatgtggaggataaagcggtagaagatgaatgaatgaatgaatgaatgaatgaatgaatgtaactTTCTTAGACAAATGCTGCGTTTgcactacatggtcccggcacgGCACAGATTTGGACTCACTTCTAAAGACCCTCCTCTTcacttcatgttttatttccgttgctgtgcctttaaatctgtcCAGCACTGTTTGTTAACCTTGGCTGTTTGTCAAATATTGACTTTTCAGACGTTTCCTTTGCTAAAAGTTGGAGATTCACGCaggttttcaggatttttaagtctttttaacgtcagtggccggcagtctgttgacgtcgcatgttagtatcggctcagctgaacctcgaGAAGAGAAAGAAccgagccgagccgagtcgAGCGGAGCCGGGACCGTGTAGCGGTGAAGCGTCAAACGTGACTCACCCAGGTTGATCCACACTCCGCCAGGCTTCAGAATCTTCCAGATGGTCTCCACGTACTCGATGACATTATGAGCCGTGTCGATGAAGAAGCAGGTGGCCACACAGTCCCAGGAATCTGACGGAAACACAATGGTTACAAACAACTCTGCTGAAAATGACGATGAATAACGCTCAAAGACATACATTTATCTTTTATACACGAGCCAGGTAACAGTACTGCGTTCACTCACCTGTGTCACTGTAGACCTCCACAAAATCCCCTGCTACCATGGAGAAGTCTGAAGTGAGAGGTAAGCTCTGAGGGTTGACGTCGGGGAATCGGATCGGTCGCGTTTGGTCGGAGGATTTCTTGTTGTTGCTGAACTGGTGGATCCAAGGGTACAGGGTCAGAGCGTTCACCTTCTCACACCTGAATGGAGTGGTCCAAATTTGTGAGGACAGGTGGAGGAAGACGCTACCAAAGACATGAATACCATGTACAGTAATTCTTCTCTTAGAATTAACACATCAGAACGAGGAGTTAGTTCCTAACATAACCTGCACAAGGGTAGATTTAGGATTGGTAACAGTTACAAGAACATGGCAGCTGGAGTCATAGGAAGGTTAGTTTGTGTGTTACCTATTGAGGACAAAGTTTGAAGAGAAGAGCATGAAGAGACTCCATTCGTTGCCCTGGCAAATATAACCCAGTCGGGCGATCTCCCACGCGAGGCGGCCGAGCCCGGCACCCGGTACCAGAACGCTCACCTTAGACACATCACTGACATAAGAAAATTCACAAAATGCACATATCACATGGAAAACACTGAGAAAGTCACATCAGCATCATCACTGGAAAAGTTTTGCATCTATGTGTCTGACGGAGTTTGTGTGCCTCCTACTATTGGTCACTTGGGAAGAGTCTTTGGATCTGTTGGATGATGGGCAGGTAGCAGGACTCCCGCTCAGCCTGACCCGCCTCACTCCAGTCTCTGACAAACTGCTTTATGGTGGACTTGAGCTTGTCCATGTCAAACGTAGACGTGAAGGACGGACGCACCTTCCTCGGATCCTCCTGCAGACGAAAGACGAGGGACAATgtcaaca from Solea solea chromosome 8, fSolSol10.1, whole genome shotgun sequence encodes:
- the carnmt1 gene encoding carnosine N-methyltransferase; this translates as MAEPGGGTHTGAYFHKERIKYSPEEEARLEKQHFWRIVDAFRFYRAHVQEQVKRAERQFRSLPQRHQNLLPSVMSNLTRISQCADCNQQVLHDIVHNSLHMFENIGYGEREDPRKVRPSFTSTFDMDKLKSTIKQFVRDWSEAGQAERESCYLPIIQQIQRLFPSDQYDVSKVSVLVPGAGLGRLAWEIARLGYICQGNEWSLFMLFSSNFVLNRCEKVNALTLYPWIHQFSNNKKSSDQTRPIRFPDVNPQSLPLTSDFSMVAGDFVEVYSDTDSWDCVATCFFIDTAHNVIEYVETIWKILKPGGVWINLGPLLYHYENMANELSVELSFEDIRTAMVKFGFCLEVEKESMQTTYTENDRSMLKYVYDCVFFVARKPADLYFNCRDENRRQNSPLAVKSPRRESGDSLT